A genomic window from Triticum urartu cultivar G1812 chromosome 7, Tu2.1, whole genome shotgun sequence includes:
- the LOC125518198 gene encoding chaperone protein ClpB 1-like: MVQVQPDDVALIVSFAALCWSAWRYCSVDPTADLLPRRPYRLRTLDAGSVDPVIGRDNEIDRVICILCGRTKNCAALVGAAGVGKTAIVEGLAKRIAAGTVPDLLVGARIGVLDVGAMIAGTNLRGMFEQRLKEAIKQAEDEGGKLILFIDEMHMLIGAGYQSGTTDAANIIKPALARGRLRCIGATTYQEYYRYVERDAALERRFQKVEVGEPSMRTTVAILRGLKHKYQEHHGLKIDEEALVAAVELAARYITGRKFPDKAIDLMDQACTTVKLHASKQREINAPGELVVGPADVTQVVSRWTRIPVTTLDQGEEKLAHLIDRLHERVVGQNEAVNLVAQALLSSGVGLDKFDQPICSFLFLGSTGVGKTELAKALAEKLFNNEKMLVRFDMSEYADSGSLSHLIGGSRSYEGEGQLSEKVRRQPYSVILFDEVDKANSSIINVFTQLLDDGMLIDGKGRNVDFKNTIIIMTSNLGSEHLSNGLTGESTMENARDLLMKEVEKCFKPSLINRLSEIAIFEPLSRNELREIANIQIKRIVAMMANKGFSLCVTDAALEVILPESHDTGYGARPLKRWMRKHVTAILSNMLVNGEVCKGSTISIDARDDRRGLKYQVLNEQEMGDP; the protein is encoded by the exons ATGGTGCAGGTGCAGCCGGACGACGTGGCCTTGATCGTTTCTTTCGCTGCTTTGTGCTGGTCGGCGTGGAGGTACTGCAGCGTCGACCCCACGGCTGATCTGCTGCCTCGGCGACCCTACAGACTGAGGACCTTGGACGCCGGCAGTGTTGATCCGGTCATCGGCCGCGACAACGAGATCGACCGCGTCATCTGCATCCTCTGCGGCCGGACCAAGAACTGTGCCGCGCTGGTCGGAGCCGCGGGAGTCGGCAAGACCGCCATCGTCGAGGGCCTCGCCAAACGGATCGCTGCCGGGACGGTACCTGACCTTCTCGTTGGAGCCCGCATCGGGGTGCTCGATGTCGGGGCGATGATCGCTGGGACCAACTTGCGCGGCATGTTCGAGCAGCGCTTGAAGGAGGCCATCAAGCAGGCCGAGGATGAAGGGGGCAAATTGATCCTCTTCATAGACGAGATGCATATGCTCATTGGCGCAGGCTATCAAAGCGGCACCACGGACGCCGCCAACATCATCAAGCCTGCGTTGGCCCGTGGTCGCCTCCGCTGCATTGGTGCTACCACCTATCAAGAGTATTACAGGTACGTTGAGCGGGATGCGGCGCTCGAGCGGCGGTTCCAAAAGGTTGAGGTCGGGGAGCCGAGCATGCGAACGACAGTTGCCATCCTGCGGGGGCTGAAGCACAAGTACCAAGAGCACCATGGCTTGAAAATTGACGAGGAGGCACTTGTTGCTGCTGTAGAGCTCGCTGCCCGTTATATTACTG GTCGTAAATTTCCTGATAAAGCAATTGATCTCATGGACCAGGCATGCACTACCGTAAAGTTGCACGCCAGCAAACAAAGAGAAATAAATGCACCGGGCGAGCTAGTCGTTGGTCCAGCTGACGTCACGCAG GTTGTGAGCCGATGGACTAGAATTCCTGTCACCACACTTGATCAAGGCGAGGAAAAGCTGGCCCATTTAATAGATAGATTGCATGAGCGGGTTGTTGGCCAGAATGAAGCAGTTAATTTGGTTGCGCAAGCACTGTTAAGTTCTGGGGTAGGTCTTGATAAATTTGATCAACCGATATGTTCTTTCCTCTTTTTGGGCTCGACCGGCGTTGGAAAGACAGAGCTTGCCAAAGCACTTGCCGAGAAGCTATTTAACAACGAGAAGATGTTAGTTCGCTTTGACATGTCCGAGTATGCTGATAGTGGATCGTTGTCGCATCTCATTGGAGGATCTCGAAG CTATGAAGGAGAGGGACAACTCTCAGAGAAAGTCAGACGCCAACCATATAGTGTTATCCTTTTTGATGAGGTGGATAAGGCAAATTCCTCGATTATCAATGTTTTTACTCAACTCCTCGATGATGGTATGTTGATTGATGGAAAAGGACGGAATGTAGATTTCAAGAATACAATCATCATTATGACTTCAAATCTAGGATCAGAGCACCTGTCAAATGGACTGACCGGAGAAAGCACAATGGAAAATGCACGTGATCTTCTCATGAAAGAG GTTGAGAAATGCTTCAAGCCTAGTCTTATCAACAGACTGAGTGAAATTGCAATATTTGAACCGCTTTCACGCAACGAACTTAGGGAGATTGCAAATATCCAAATTAAGAGAATCGTTGCGATGATGGCTAATAAGGGATTTTCTTTATGTGTGACTGATGCCGCCTTGGAAGTAATTTTACCGGAATCACATGACACA GGGTACGGCGCAAGGCCTTTAAAGAGGTGGATGCGGAAGCATGTGACAGCAATTCTTTCAAATATGTTGGTCAATGGGGAAGTGTGTAAGGGCTCAACGATCTCCATTGATGCTAGGGATGATAGGAGGGGGTTGAAGTATCAAGTCCTGAATGAGCAGGAGATGGGAGATCCGTGA